TCGGGGAAATGCTCGTCAAGGCCCAGCTCATCACGGATGCCCAGCTGGAAGAAGTGATGAAAATCCAGCGGCGGGAGGGGGGCAAGCTTGGAAGCATCGTCGTTCGGCAGGGCTTCTGTTCGGATCAGGACATCGTGAGCTTCCTGGGCATGCAGTACGGCGTGCCCGCCGCGGACCTGGAACAGTGGCCGCCCATCGATTCGAGCGTCATCGCCCTCATCCCCAAGGACTTGGCCCAGCGCCACAAGGTGCTGCCCCTCCAGCGCACGGGCAATGTGCTGACCCTGGCCATGTCCGATCCCACCGACATCTTCGCCATGGATGATGTCCGCTTCCACACGGGCTACAATGTGGATCCGGTGGTCTCCAGCGAGATGGGGCTCGTCCGGGCGGTCGAGAAATACTACGGGGGCGCCAGTGCGGTGCGCCTGGCCGACGGCACCCAGGGTCGGAGTTCCTACGCGGGCGGGGCCGCCGCCGCCGGGCCCACCGACACCAGCGGGGGAACCTCCCCTTTCAATGAGGCGGACGAGCAGTTCGATCTGGCAGACCTGGAACAGGAACTCGACGCCGACGCCGAATTCGACACCACGGACGACGAGGAAGACAGCATCAATGTCGGCGCCCTGAAGAAGGGCAGCGAAGACGCGCCGGTGGTCAAGCTCGTGAACATGGTGCTCATCGACGCCATCAAGCGCGGCGCCTCCGATATCCACATCGAGCCCTACGAGAAGAACTACCGCATCCGGTTCCGCATCGACGGCATCTTGATGGAGGTGATGCGCCCGAACCTGAAGCTGAAGGACCCCCTCACCTCCCGCGTGAAGATCCTGGCCAAGCTCAACATCGCCGAGAAGCGCCTGCCTCAGGACGGCCGCATCAAGTTGCGCGTGAACATGGGCGGCAAGCAGAAGGTCATCGACTATCGCGTGAGCATCCTGCCGACCCTCTTCGGCGAGAAGATCGTGCTGCGGCTGCTCGACAGCGACAAGCTCATGCTCGACCTCACCAAGCTGGGCTTCGAGCAGGAGAGCCTCGACCGCTGGGACCGGCAGATCTCCAAGCCCTACGGCATGGTGCTCGTCACCGGGCCCACGGGATCGGGCAAGACGAACACCCTGTACTCGTCCATCGCCAAGCTCAACACCGTGGACACCAACATCCTCACGGCCGAGGATCCCGTGGAATTCAACTTCCCCGGCATCAATCAGGTGCAGATGAAGGAGCAGATCGGCCTGAACTTCGCCGCGGCCCTGCGCTCGTTCCTGCGGCAGGATCCCAACATCATCCTGGTCGGTGAGATCCGCGACTTCGAGACGGCCGAGATCGCCATCAAGGCGAGCCTCACGGGCCACCTGGTGTTGTCCACCCTGCACACCAACGACGCCCCCAGCACCATCAACCGCCTCATGAACATGGGCGTGGAGCCGTTCCTGGTGGCCACCTCCGTGAACATCATCTGCGCCCAGCGTCTCGTGCGGCGCCTCTGCACGAACTGCAAGGCCGTGGACACCCATCACCAGCCCGAGGAGGCCCTCCTCAAGGTGGGCTTCACGCCCGAAGAGATCCAGAAGGGCATCACCTTCTACAAGACCGTGGGCTGCGAGGTCTGCAACAAGCGCGGCTACAAGGGTCGGGTGGGCCTCTATGAAGTGCTGGAGATGTCCGAGACCCTCAAGGACATGATTCTCACTGGCGCTTCGGCCATTGAGCTGCGCGAGCAGGGGCAGAAAGAGGGCATGATCACCCTCCGGCGCTCGGGCTGCCGCAAAGTCCTGGACGGTGTCACCACCATCGAAGAGATCATCCGCGAAACCGTTCTCTAGGCGAGGTTCCCATGAGTGAAGTCGGTTCGAACTATGTGGCCCCGTTGCAGCAGCTCCTCAAGACCATGGTGGAGTACGGGGGAACGGACCTCCACATCACCACGGATTCCGCGCCCCAGATCCGGATCGACGGGCGCATGGTCCCCCTCAAGCTGCCGCCCCTGGACGCTTCCCAGACGCGCTGGCTTTGCTACGGGGTCATGACCGACCAGCAGAAACACCGCCTGGAGGAAGACCTGGAGGTGGACTTCTCGTTCGGTCTCCAGGGCGTGGCCCGGTTCCGCGCCAATGTCTTCAACCAGCGCGGAGCCACAGCGGGCGTGTTCCGCACCATCCCCGAGAACATCCGCAGCTTCGAGCAGCTGGGGCTCCCTCCCTCGGTGCAGGCTCTCTGTGACAAGCCCCGGGGCCTGGTTCTGGTCACGGGCGTGACCGGATCCGGCAAATCCACCACCTTGGCCGCCATGGTGGACAAGATCAACGCCGAGGAGCCGGTCCACATCCTCACCATCGAAGATCCGGTGGAATATGTCCACAAGCACCGCCGGGCCCTGGTGAACCAGCGCGAGATCCATGCGGATACCCACAGCTTCAAGAAGGCGCTGCGCTCAGCCCTCCGCCAGGATCCCGATGTGGTGCTGGTGGGCGAGCTCCGGGACCTCGAGACCATCGAGTCGGCCCTCACCATCGCCGAGACGGGCCACCTCACCTTCGCCACCCTGCATACCAACAGCACGGTGCAGACCATCAACCGCATCATCGATGTCTTCCCGTCGCACCAGCAGCCGCAGGTGCGGGCCCAGCTCTCGCTGGTGCTGGAAGGCGTCATCTGCCAGAGCCTCATCCCCAAGGCCGGCGGCAAGGGCCGCGCCCTGGCATTGGAGATCATGATTCCCAACGCCGCCATCCGGAACCTCATCCGCGAGGACAAGATCCACCAGATCTACGGCACCATGCAGGCCGGCCAGACGAAGTACGGCATGCAGACCTTCAACCAGAGCCTGTCCGACCTGGTGCTGAAGAAGGAGATCACCCAGGAAGCCGCCTTCGACTACTCCTCCAACACCGACGAATTGCGCGAGCTCATCAACCGGGGCGTGGGCGTCGGCACCGCCGGCGGCCGGACCGCCACCCCGGCCACGCCGGTCAATCCGGCCCTTGGGGGGCGGAACCCCAACATCAAGTACACCTAGGTCTTCTCGAATGCGCCATTCCTGCCTATCCTGGGTTCACCACCGTTCCTAGCCGCTCGCCGAGGTCCGCATGCCCGCTTACGCATGGAAAGGCAAGAATCGAATGGGGGAGGTCCAGGAGGGCGTCCTGGTCTCCGATTCCCGCGACTCGGCCGCCAATACGCTGAAACGCAACGGCATCGAAGTCATGAGCGTCAACCTCATGGCGGGCAAGAGCAGCAAATCCATCGGCAAAGTGCGACCCAAGGAACTGGCCATCTTTACCCGGCAGTTCAGCGTGATGATTGATGCGGGCCTGCCCCTGGTGCAGTGCCTGGAGATCCTGGGCGCCCAGCAGCAGAACAAGGGCTTTCAGCGCATCATCGAAGCTGTGCGAGGGGATGTGGAGCAGGGCCTCACCCTGCAGGCCGCTCTCTCCAAGCATCCCAAGGCCTTCAACGACCTCTATGTGAACATGGTGGGCGCGGGCGAAAGCGGCGGCATCCTCGACATCATCCTCCAGCGCCTGTCGGGCTACATCGAAAAGGCCGTGAAGCTCACCGCCAAGGTGAAGGGCGCCATGACTTACCCTGTGGCCGTCATCACCATCGCCATCGCCGTGGTGGTCATCATCATGGTGAAGGTCATTCCGGTCTTCTCGGCCATGTATGACGGCCTGGGCAGCAAGCTGCCCTTCCCGACCCTGGTCTGCATCGCCCTGTCGAATGCCCTCATCAACTACAGCTGGCTCATCATCATTGCCGTTGCCCTCATCGTGGTCGGGCTTCGGCAGTACTACAAGACGATGGCGGGCCGCCTCCAAATCGATGCTCTTCTCTTGAAGATACCCATCATTGGCGATGTGCTGCGGAAGGTGGCCGTGGCCCGCTTCTGCCGCACCCTGGGCACTCTCATCAGTTCGGGTGTGCCCATCCTGGAAGGCATGGACATCACCGCCAAGACGGCCGGCAACATGGTCATCCAGAACGCCATCCTCAAGTCCAAGGATGCGGTGGAACAGGGCCGGAACATCAGCACGCCGCTGGCAGAGACCAAGGTCTTTCCGCCCATGGTGGTGCAGATGGTGGGTGTGGGCGAGGCCACGGGCGCCCTCGACGCCATGTTGTCCAAGGTGGCTGATTTCTATGAGGACGAAGTCGATAACGCCGTGACCAACCTCACCAGCCTCATGGAGCCCGTCATGATCGCCATGCTGGGCGGCATCATCGGCTTCATCGTGATCGCCATGTATCTGCCCATCTTCAATCTGGCCAATGTGTTCGGCAAAGATTGACGCACGATCCTTGCTTGCTTAGCGGATTCCCGGCCTGGAGGCCTTATGCCTGATCGAGCCCGTTCCCGTGGTTTCTCCCTGGTCGAACTGCTGCTGGTGCTGGCCGTCATAGGTGCCCTCGTCGGCATCGCCGTTCCTTCCCTCACCGGGCAGCGCCAGCGCGCCAAGAGGATTGGTGACGCGGAAGCCAATGCCCGGACGATTGCCATGGCCATGGAGGCCACGAAGGCCGAGAACGGCATTTACGGTCCCGCGAATGCCACCGCCACCTGGACCCCCACCGCTGCCGCGCCTACCCTGACCGGCTTCACCGTCAGTCCGGCGCCGTCGTTCAAGGCCCAGGGCAACAGCCAGATGACCTTCGTCCTGACAGCCCAACCCCTGACCTATAGAATCGAGGTCTATGAGGGGGGGACTGCCGGCACCAAGTTGATCAGCATGGATCAGTCTGGAGCGAAGACGGTCTACGCCCCTTAGCCACTGCGATCTGCTTCGATCGGAACTAAGGACCAAGGCGAGGTTCTGCCTCGGGCAGGGCACCCTTCCATTACCATGGGGCCTATGTCCAAGTGCCTGGCTTTCCTGTTTGGCTTCGCCATCGTGGTGGCGCATGTGCCTTCCTGGAGCCAGCCCTCACTGGAGCCCAAGAGTGCGCTGCTGCTCACGGCAGGCGCGTTGGCCTGGGGCTGGCAGGGGTGGAAGGCCCGCCCCATGGCGGCTTATCCATGGACCTTGCTGCTGCCGCTTGGATGGTTGCTTCTGAGCGCCTGTTGGAGTCCTGCCCCGTTTTTTGGGCTGCAGCGCGTCATCTGGTTGGCAGCGGCCATGGGCGTCGGAACCTGGCTCGTGGCCGAAGAGGGTCGATTCCCTTCCTTCATGGGCGGATTCACGGCCGGGACCGGGATCCACGCATTCCTGATCCTGGTTCAGTGGATTCCCTCCATGCGCGCCATGTTGCCACCCAGCCTCGGGATCGATCCCTTCCAGGGCATCGGCCGAGGGTTGTTCCACAACACGAACATGGCGGCGCTTCCCTTCGTCATTCTCGCGGGGTGGCTCTTGTTGTCCGACCAGGGCCGATCTCGGGTCCTTCATCTCGGTTGGGTGCTACCGGCCCTGACGCTGACCCAGAGCCGCCTGGGCATCGGCGTTTGTGCGGGCCTCCTGGCCTATTCAGCCCTGTACCAGAGCACCCCGGGGGAGTCTTCTTCCGGCCGCACATGGCTCAAGGTCGCGCCGCCGTTCGTGTTGGCCCTGGCCTGGAGCCTGACCGCCCATCGCTGGGGCTGGCTCCTTCCATTGGGGGGAGGGGTGCTGGCCCTTCTCAAGAAGCCTCGGAAAACCGAATCGGCCCGATCCGGGCGTTTTTCCGAACTGCTCCCAATCCTTGGTCTCAGCTTGGCCATCCTCGCTGGGATGGCCACCCGGGCGCCCAAGAATGCCGCCCAGACCGTCGTTCGGGGAACCTTGGTCCAGGGGGATGTCTCCCTTACCCAACGGCTGAGCTACTATCGCGCCGCTACCCTGGCCCTCCTGGATCATCCTTTCACGGGGCAAGGGTTGGGTTCCGCACGCCCCATCTACCCGCAGTTCGTCGATCGAAGCCGTCCGGCTGCCGAGATTGCCTACGGCGATTTTCAGCGACCCAACAACCTGCACAGCGAAGCGCTGGAATGGCTGGTGGAAGGAGGACTCCTCGCGGCGCTGATGGCGCTGCTGGGGCTTTGGCTGGATCGGAGCGGTCATTACCGGGAGACACGGCGCGCCTTGCTGGTCCCGGTCGCGCTGATCGCCCTCTTGGATTTCCCTTTCCACAACCCCCTGGGACTTCTCTGGGCGGGGATCACACTGGCCCCACTGGCCCAGCCTACCGGCGGCACCACCGGGCGCGCCGCCCGAGCCCTGCACGCCCTGGCCGCCCTCGGCCTTCTGGCTCTGGCCGGATTGCAGATCCGTGTCGCCGTCTTGCGGCCGGGAGTCGAACAGCGATTCGAAGCTTCAAACCGTCCTACTCAAACCTTGGAAGAGGCTCGCAGCCTATGGACATGCTATCCATTCACGGCTGACCTCTTCGACCTCTACAGCAAAGCCGCAATCCAAAACGCAGCACTGACCGTGGACGCATCCACCATCCGGGAACTGGACCAGCTCCTGCAGCGCGACCCGTTCGACCATCACCTGCTGCTGTGCCGCGCCCAGATCGCCCGGCGCTTGGGCGACTCGCAGGCCACGCAGAGCCTCTTGAGCCGCTATGCCGCCGTGGCTCCCCACGACCCCGACCGGTATCTCCGCCTCGCCAGGACGGCCCTGGAACAAGGCAAGC
The window above is part of the Geothrix sp. genome. Proteins encoded here:
- the pilB gene encoding type IV-A pilus assembly ATPase PilB gives rise to the protein MVSKLGEMLVKAQLITDAQLEEVMKIQRREGGKLGSIVVRQGFCSDQDIVSFLGMQYGVPAADLEQWPPIDSSVIALIPKDLAQRHKVLPLQRTGNVLTLAMSDPTDIFAMDDVRFHTGYNVDPVVSSEMGLVRAVEKYYGGASAVRLADGTQGRSSYAGGAAAAGPTDTSGGTSPFNEADEQFDLADLEQELDADAEFDTTDDEEDSINVGALKKGSEDAPVVKLVNMVLIDAIKRGASDIHIEPYEKNYRIRFRIDGILMEVMRPNLKLKDPLTSRVKILAKLNIAEKRLPQDGRIKLRVNMGGKQKVIDYRVSILPTLFGEKIVLRLLDSDKLMLDLTKLGFEQESLDRWDRQISKPYGMVLVTGPTGSGKTNTLYSSIAKLNTVDTNILTAEDPVEFNFPGINQVQMKEQIGLNFAAALRSFLRQDPNIILVGEIRDFETAEIAIKASLTGHLVLSTLHTNDAPSTINRLMNMGVEPFLVATSVNIICAQRLVRRLCTNCKAVDTHHQPEEALLKVGFTPEEIQKGITFYKTVGCEVCNKRGYKGRVGLYEVLEMSETLKDMILTGASAIELREQGQKEGMITLRRSGCRKVLDGVTTIEEIIRETVL
- a CDS encoding type IV pilus twitching motility protein PilT; amino-acid sequence: MAPLQQLLKTMVEYGGTDLHITTDSAPQIRIDGRMVPLKLPPLDASQTRWLCYGVMTDQQKHRLEEDLEVDFSFGLQGVARFRANVFNQRGATAGVFRTIPENIRSFEQLGLPPSVQALCDKPRGLVLVTGVTGSGKSTTLAAMVDKINAEEPVHILTIEDPVEYVHKHRRALVNQREIHADTHSFKKALRSALRQDPDVVLVGELRDLETIESALTIAETGHLTFATLHTNSTVQTINRIIDVFPSHQQPQVRAQLSLVLEGVICQSLIPKAGGKGRALALEIMIPNAAIRNLIREDKIHQIYGTMQAGQTKYGMQTFNQSLSDLVLKKEITQEAAFDYSSNTDELRELINRGVGVGTAGGRTATPATPVNPALGGRNPNIKYT
- a CDS encoding type II secretion system F family protein; translation: MPAYAWKGKNRMGEVQEGVLVSDSRDSAANTLKRNGIEVMSVNLMAGKSSKSIGKVRPKELAIFTRQFSVMIDAGLPLVQCLEILGAQQQNKGFQRIIEAVRGDVEQGLTLQAALSKHPKAFNDLYVNMVGAGESGGILDIILQRLSGYIEKAVKLTAKVKGAMTYPVAVITIAIAVVVIIMVKVIPVFSAMYDGLGSKLPFPTLVCIALSNALINYSWLIIIAVALIVVGLRQYYKTMAGRLQIDALLLKIPIIGDVLRKVAVARFCRTLGTLISSGVPILEGMDITAKTAGNMVIQNAILKSKDAVEQGRNISTPLAETKVFPPMVVQMVGVGEATGALDAMLSKVADFYEDEVDNAVTNLTSLMEPVMIAMLGGIIGFIVIAMYLPIFNLANVFGKD
- a CDS encoding prepilin-type N-terminal cleavage/methylation domain-containing protein, producing MPDRARSRGFSLVELLLVLAVIGALVGIAVPSLTGQRQRAKRIGDAEANARTIAMAMEATKAENGIYGPANATATWTPTAAAPTLTGFTVSPAPSFKAQGNSQMTFVLTAQPLTYRIEVYEGGTAGTKLISMDQSGAKTVYAP
- a CDS encoding O-antigen ligase family protein — protein: MLLPLGWLLLSACWSPAPFFGLQRVIWLAAAMGVGTWLVAEEGRFPSFMGGFTAGTGIHAFLILVQWIPSMRAMLPPSLGIDPFQGIGRGLFHNTNMAALPFVILAGWLLLSDQGRSRVLHLGWVLPALTLTQSRLGIGVCAGLLAYSALYQSTPGESSSGRTWLKVAPPFVLALAWSLTAHRWGWLLPLGGGVLALLKKPRKTESARSGRFSELLPILGLSLAILAGMATRAPKNAAQTVVRGTLVQGDVSLTQRLSYYRAATLALLDHPFTGQGLGSARPIYPQFVDRSRPAAEIAYGDFQRPNNLHSEALEWLVEGGLLAALMALLGLWLDRSGHYRETRRALLVPVALIALLDFPFHNPLGLLWAGITLAPLAQPTGGTTGRAARALHALAALGLLALAGLQIRVAVLRPGVEQRFEASNRPTQTLEEARSLWTCYPFTADLFDLYSKAAIQNAALTVDASTIRELDQLLQRDPFDHHLLLCRAQIARRLGDSQATQSLLSRYAAVAPHDPDRYLRLARTALEQGKPESARQLMAEAQRQPGFSPRHASAIEALNSQIRSWSGPEYHP